GAAGGCGTAGTTGTCGAACCCCACCCAGGGGGTGTCGGGGCTGACGCCGTCCCAGGACTGGAAGCTCAGCAGGATCGCCTGCCCGAACGGCGTGATCGTGAAGACGCCGATGAGCGCGATGGCCGGTGCCAGGAACGACCAGCCGATCAGGTTGCGCCGGAGTGCGCGCTTCCCGCGCGGCGTCCGGGAGGGACGCCGCGCGGGAAGCACAAGCTGCCGCGTCGTCATGACGTGCGGTCCTGCGCCGCCTGGATGGTGGTCAGCGCCTCGTCCACCGTCGTCTCACCCAGCACCAGACGCTGGGACTCCGTCCTGATCGCGGTGTTCACGTCCGGAGTGAAGGTCGTCGACATGACCTGCATGTCCTTCACGCCGGAGGCGAACCCCGCGAGCTGGGCGGGAATGTCCGCGCCGGCCAGGAGCTCCGGGTTGCTGGGCAGGATGCGGGCGTCCTTGGCGAACACCGCCTGCTGTGCGGGCTCGGTCAGCCACTTGACGAACGCGAGGGCCTCCTTGGCGTGCTTGCCCCTCGGGTTGATCACCGCGCCCTTGCCAGGGATGCCCGGCGAGCGCGGGTTGTGGATGCCGCCAGGAGCCTTGGGCAGGCCGGTGGAGAAGTAGTCCTCGAATTCCGGGTTCGTCCGCAGGCCCACCGAGACGCCGGGGGCGGCGTCGAAGATCGCGCCCATCGACTTGGTGAAGAAGGCGGACTCCACGTTCGGGTGGTCGTCCTGGCCGCCGGGGATGGAGTCGTTAGCAAGGACACCGGCCTTCTTCAGGTCGAGCAGGAATTGGAAGGCGTTGCGCCAGCCGTCCTGCTTCCAGCTCGCCTTTCCGTTGAGGGTCGCCGCGATCTCGTCGTCGGTCAGCCAGTTCGAGGCGAGACCCTGGATGACGTTGGGCGTCTGCGAAGCCGCGATGGCGAACTTCGCCTTCTTCGCGGCGAGCGCGTCGATGAACTCGGTCGTCGTCGCGGGCGGCTTGTCTGCCGAGACGCCGGTCAGCGCGGGGTTGATGAGGAAGCCGTACGTCTGGGTCTCCCAGTGAACCGCGTAGGTGCCGGGCTTGACCCCGAGGTTGTTGCCCTCCTGGAACGCCGACATCTTGAGCACGGCGGGGCTGAAGCTCTTGCTCCACCCGGCGTTCAGCTCGGCGGTGAGGTCCATCGCCCAGCCGGCCTTGTAGAACGGCGCCATCTGGGTCGCGTCGAACGACGAATAGACGTCGGGCATGGACCGGGACTGCGCCTTCGCCTGCAGCTTGGGCAGGTAGTCGGCCGGTCCGGGTGAGTCGATGGTGATTTTGACGCCGGTCTTCTGGGTGTACTGCT
The nucleotide sequence above comes from Nonomuraea gerenzanensis. Encoded proteins:
- a CDS encoding ABC transporter substrate-binding protein; the protein is MGTNTTARGARRRSTIVAASLAVVGALALAGCSPSDEPATTGAVELTFMNQSRGQEAALTKLAQQYTQKTGVKITIDSPGPADYLPKLQAKAQSRSMPDVYSSFDATQMAPFYKAGWAMDLTAELNAGWSKSFSPAVLKMSAFQEGNNLGVKPGTYAVHWETQTYGFLINPALTGVSADKPPATTTEFIDALAAKKAKFAIAASQTPNVIQGLASNWLTDDEIAATLNGKASWKQDGWRNAFQFLLDLKKAGVLANDSIPGGQDDHPNVESAFFTKSMGAIFDAAPGVSVGLRTNPEFEDYFSTGLPKAPGGIHNPRSPGIPGKGAVINPRGKHAKEALAFVKWLTEPAQQAVFAKDARILPSNPELLAGADIPAQLAGFASGVKDMQVMSTTFTPDVNTAIRTESQRLVLGETTVDEALTTIQAAQDRTS